The segment TGGTACGCCACAAGCTCGTGCAGAAGATCATCAAAGCCTACGAGAAGTATGAGGGGAAGCATGAAAAAGAATGATGCCCTCTTGAAGCTTTTCCCGAAGACCCAGACCCTGGACTGGGAGAAAACCGGGTTGACCTCGCGCATTCCTCGCGGGATCAAGGCGTTCAATCTGGGAGTGGGGCTCGTAACGGCCCTGCTGCTGGCCTTCGTTCTGCTCCCGCGCTTTCCGCTCCTCGCGAAGGGTGAGATCTCCAGCCGGGACATCCTCGCTCCTTATTCCCTGGATATCGAGTATGAAGGTCCCGACCGGACGATCGTATCAAGCAGGGTGGTCAAGGGGGAGGTCATCGTAGAGGCCGGGCACCGCGTCACGGAAAGGGCCGCCCGGGTGCTCGAAGAGATCGCCCGCCGGGAGGGGATCGGAGACAGGCGTTATGCCTATCTTGGCCTTACGCTGCTTATCCTGCTCCTCTTCTACCTCTTTTACCGGGACATCAAGCGCTACCGCGCTCCTCTCATCGCGGACGCGAGAAAGATGTTTCTCTTGGCGTTTCTCCTTTTCGCTACCGTGATCCTGTCCCAGTTGACCAAATCCCTGCTCACGCACATTGCCGACAAACTTCTTCTCGACCTCAGCACGATCGGGTTTGTCCTGCCCGTATCCGCGGGATCTATGCTCGTCTGCCTTCTTTTCGACTTCCATCTCGCGCTGGGATTCTCCTTTGTCGTGAGCGTCCTGATCGGCCTGCTGTTCCCGGGCGACCCGTTCATCCCGGTCTATTATTTCCTCGGCAGTATCGTGGCAGCGCTCAGCGTGATCCACTGCAAGAAAAGAACTGCTCTGCTCAGGGCGGGCGCCCTGACCGGGCTGATCAACATCGCCGCAATCACCGGCATCGACCTCTACCGGGGGGAACTGTTATCACGGGGCCTGTACGATGCGGGCGCCGGATTTCTCGGGGGGCTCATCGTCGCCATGGTCGTGTCGGTGACACTGCCGTTCTTCGAAACGCTTTTCGATATTACCACGGACATCAAACTGCTGGAACTGCTGGAGCCGAACCAGCCACTGCTGAAGGAACTGGTCTATAAGAGTCCGGGGACCTATCATCACAGCATCGTGATCGGCAATCTTGCGGAGGCCGCCGCAGAATCCATCGGTGAGAACCCGCTCCTGGCCCGGGTCGGTGCTTATTATCATGACGTGGGCAAGATACGGAAACCCGAGTACTTCATCGAGAACCAGCGCGTATCGGAGAACAAGCACGACCGGCTGATGCCTTCCATGAGCAGCCTGATCATTGCCTCACACGTGAAAGACGGCGTCGAGGTCGCACGCGAACACCGGCTGCCTTCCACGGTCGTCGATATTATTCAGCAGCATCACGGCACATCGCTCATCACCTACTTCTATCAAAAGGCAAAGGAGCTCCAGCCGCTCATTGCCGTTGCCGAGGGCGACTACCGCTACCCGGGTCCGCGACCCCGAACGAAGATTGCAGCCATCGTGATGCTGGCCGATAACGTGGAAGCGGCCTCGCGGACCCTCGATGATCCCACGCCCCCCAGGATCCAGGCACTGACGAACAGCGTGATCAACCGCATATTTCTCGACGATCAGCTCAGCTGGTGCGATCTCACGCTCAACGATCTCAGGTATATTGCGCGGAGCTTCAATCTGATTCTCACGGGGATTTTTCACCACCGGATCGATTACCCCGGCATGGAGTTCGAGGGAGAGAAAAAGCGCGGTGAACATCGGGATAAGAAACAATCAGAGGAGGCAAAGGCTGGCGCAGGCGTTTCTCGAGAAAAAGCTCGAGAAGCTGTTGAGGAGCATCGGCCTTCCTGACGCTGAAGTGAGCGTTCTCTTCATCGGTGACCGCGCCATGCGCACGCTCAACCGCCGGTACCGGGGCAAAGACAGTGCCACCGATGTTCTGTCCTTCTCGTTCCGGGAAGGGGAGCACCGGCAAATTCAGCCGCATTTCCTCGGCGATATCGTCATCTCGGTTCCCGCCGCCGCAAGGCAGGCCAGGGCAGCGGGACATGCAGTCGGCCGGGAAATCGAAATCCTTCTCGTCCATGGCCTGCTCCATCTCCTGGGCTACGACCATGAACTCGGCGAACGTGAGGCCCGCCGGATGCTGCGCCGCGAGCGGGAACTGCTGGAGAGGTTCTTCTCATGAAGCCGAAATCATTGACCGCAAAGGCCAACGTCGCGATCGACGGGATTATTTATGCCGTCAAGACCCAGCGGCACATGCAGTATCATCTGTTCGCCGCTCTTACCGCCCTCATTCTCAGCCTTGTCTTGAATATCTCCCGGCTCGAGTTCATCCTGCTCTGCATGGCGATCGTCCTCGTTCTCGTGACGGAAATGCTGAACACCGCCATCGAGGTGACCGTGGACATGATCTCAGAAGCATACCATCCCCGGGCGAAGATCGCGAAGGACATCGGTGCCGGCGTCGTGCTGATCGCATCGATCGGTGCTCTCACGCTCGCCTATCTCATACTCTACCCCGCATTGAAAGATACGATCAGCAAGGGGGCTTGGCACATCCGAAAGGCCCAGGACGACGTCGTGGCGTTCGTGGCCGTGACCGTCGTGGTGATTATCGTCGTTATCGTGAAGGCGTTCCTCGGGAAAGGGGAACCCCTCCGGGGCGGAATGCCAAGCGGACATGCCGCTGTTTCCTTTTCCGTATGGGCGGCCGCCGTCTATCTGACGCGATCCTTGCCCGTCGCCGTGTTAATCTTTCTGCTGGCCGTGATGGTCAGCTGGAGCAGATGGTCTTCGGGCATACACCGGCCCCTGGAGGTCGTGGCGGGCGCTGCACTCGGTGCGGGCGTGACCGTGCTGCTGTTCTGGATCTTTCATTGATCCCATCAGATGCTCATGGTTGTGGAGGGCTTGTTGATGAATGAGATACTGACCGATCTCCTCGCAGCCGCGCCGGGAGCGAAAGCGACGGTGTTTCTGGACAACGAAGGGGAGTCAATCGCGCACGCAGGTGATGGGAGCATCGATGTCAGACTTCTGGGAGCCTGGAAGGAAATCCATCTCGACCATATCAAGGACATCAGCAACCGGCTCGGGATGGGGAACGTGGATGCGGTACTGTTCTCACTCGATGCGGGGAATGAACTGATCGCGCCCGTGGGCGGGGAATACTGCCTGCTGCTTCTCTTGTCTCCCTATGCGGACCTTCGAGAGGCAATGATCGCCCTGAAGAAGGCGGTCGAGCGTCTGAAACAGGAAATTGCCTAGGAGGAAGCCCTCAGATCTGATCGAACGTCCCCAGGTTCCTGAACTTATCGTACCGAAGCCTGATCAGTTCATCGGATGGCAGGTTCCTGATCTCGGACAGGTTCCTGAAGATCGCCTCTTGCAGCAGTTCCGCAACCCTTCTCGGGTCCCGATGGGCTCCCCCGATCGGTTCTTCCACCATCTCGTCGATTACCTTCATCTGGAACAGGTCCTGAGCCGTGATCTTGAGGAGTTCGGCAGCCTCGCTGGCCTTGGCGCCGTTGTTCCAGAGAATGGCAGCGCACCCTTCGGGTGAAATAACGGAATAGGTGGCGTGCTCGAGCATCAGCACGCGGTCCGCAACCCCCAGGGCAAGCGCGCCGCCGCTCCCGCCCTCGCCGATGACCGTTGCCACGATCGGGATCTTGAGGCGCGACATGACGTGGAGGCTCCGCGCGATCGATTCCCCCTGTCCGCGCTCCTCGGCGCCTATCCCCGGGTAGGCGCCGGGAGTGTCGATGAAGGTGATCAGAGGCTTCCGGAATTTTTCGGCGAATTCCATCAAGCGGAGGGCTTTCCGGTAACCTTCCGGGTTGGGCATGCCGAAATTCCGAATGATTTTCTCTTTTGTCGTCCGTCCCTTCTGATGCCCGATCACGACGACCGGCATCCCGTTCAGGCGGGCCATGCCGCCGACGATAGCGGCATCATCGGCAAACCCCCGGTCGCCGTGCATCTCCGTAAAATCCGTCAGCATGGCTTCGATGTAATCAAGCGTATAGGGACGGTTCGGATGGCGGGATATCTGGGCCTTCTGCCAGGGGCTCAGGCGGGAATAGATCTCGGCGCGAAGTTGATCAGCTTTTTTATGGAGCTTGAGGATCTCTTCTTCGAGGTCAATGTTGCCGTTCGAGGTAAAGAGCGTCAGCTCCTCTATCTTCTTCTCAAGATCGGCTATGGGTTTTTCAAATTCAAGGTATTCCGGCGGCAAAGGATGCTCCTCGTTTACAGCACGGTAAATAATGGCTCCAGCTTCCGGGACCGGGGAAAAAGGATGCGAACGGGATTCAGGAAGAGCGATATTATCGGATATTGATGCCCTAATGTCAAGGGTTTGTTGGGAAGTAACGTCTAGAGATGGCTGTAAAAAGGATTGAACACCCCACCGAGGGCGTAGAAATGCATCTTTCTGGTGTCGGTTACCGGGATCTAACGCGCTTCGTTGCCCGAGTAGACCAGCCCCCTCGGGCGCTCCCCCGATGCATGGAGTGACCTTTTCCCGCATGCCTCCTGGTCCGGTCCATGTTGATAGCAACCCGAGGCAGCCAGTAGACGATTCCAGACCGTTCTATCATCTGGTGCCGCTGGCCGGGATCGAACCGGCACGACAGTCGCCCGTCGAGGGATTTTAAGTCCCTTGCGTCTGCCAATTCCGCCACAGCGGCCTTGATCGCGATTGCAGGGGAATAATATAGGAACAGGCCGTTTTGTCAAGAAAAATGTCCTGCGCCGCATGGTCTGCCGGGCGCAGGATTCAGGATTAAGGAACAAAGATAGGAAAGACGGTAAGCGTGTGTCAGGTGTTCGCGACCCTCATTCGAGGGAAATCGCCGTAACCGGGCAACTGTCAACTGCCTGCTGGCAGTCGCAAGTGCTGCAGGCGCCGGGATTAACCACCCAGGCCTTGTCGTCTCTGAGCTCAAACACTTTCGGGCAGAGTTCCGAGCAGAGCCCGCACCCGATGCAGGTGTCGGTATCAACTTTCGGTACAGCCATAGAAAGATCACCCCTTTCCGGGAAGCGGTATTGAGTGCACTGTGGTTTCCTTTGGTCCTAGAATACTCCTAAGACATTGGGTCAGGCCATGATATACATCATATCATGACCCTGGTGATCCGCCTGTCATCTCTGTTCCAACACCTTGATGACGGCACCGAAGACATCCGCAACGGAAATGGCTTCCATGCATTCCAGATGCCGCGCATTGCTGCAGGTGCGGCTTCTGCACGGAACACAGGAAACGGTTGCAGGCTGCAGGACGATATGACCGCTGCCGACGGGGCCCGTGCGGGCCGGATCGGCAGCTCCGAAAAGGGCGACCACGCGGGTCCCGACCGCGGTCGCAAGATGCAGGGGCCCGGTATCACCGCTGACCAGGACATCGCAGCGTTCCAGGATCGCTGCCAGTTGAAGCAGATCGATCTTCCCTGCAAGCATCAGCGGCTTTGCAGCGCATCGCGAGACGATCTCTTCTGCCAGAGGGACATCCCCGCCGCCGCCGATG is part of the Nitrospirota bacterium genome and harbors:
- a CDS encoding HDIG domain-containing protein, which encodes MKKNDALLKLFPKTQTLDWEKTGLTSRIPRGIKAFNLGVGLVTALLLAFVLLPRFPLLAKGEISSRDILAPYSLDIEYEGPDRTIVSSRVVKGEVIVEAGHRVTERAARVLEEIARREGIGDRRYAYLGLTLLILLLFYLFYRDIKRYRAPLIADARKMFLLAFLLFATVILSQLTKSLLTHIADKLLLDLSTIGFVLPVSAGSMLVCLLFDFHLALGFSFVVSVLIGLLFPGDPFIPVYYFLGSIVAALSVIHCKKRTALLRAGALTGLINIAAITGIDLYRGELLSRGLYDAGAGFLGGLIVAMVVSVTLPFFETLFDITTDIKLLELLEPNQPLLKELVYKSPGTYHHSIVIGNLAEAAAESIGENPLLARVGAYYHDVGKIRKPEYFIENQRVSENKHDRLMPSMSSLIIASHVKDGVEVAREHRLPSTVVDIIQQHHGTSLITYFYQKAKELQPLIAVAEGDYRYPGPRPRTKIAAIVMLADNVEAASRTLDDPTPPRIQALTNSVINRIFLDDQLSWCDLTLNDLRYIARSFNLILTGIFHHRIDYPGMEFEGEKKRGEHRDKKQSEEAKAGAGVSREKAREAVEEHRPS
- the ybeY gene encoding rRNA maturation RNase YbeY — encoded protein: MNIGIRNNQRRQRLAQAFLEKKLEKLLRSIGLPDAEVSVLFIGDRAMRTLNRRYRGKDSATDVLSFSFREGEHRQIQPHFLGDIVISVPAAARQARAAGHAVGREIEILLVHGLLHLLGYDHELGEREARRMLRRERELLERFFS
- a CDS encoding diacylglycerol kinase, whose protein sequence is MKPKSLTAKANVAIDGIIYAVKTQRHMQYHLFAALTALILSLVLNISRLEFILLCMAIVLVLVTEMLNTAIEVTVDMISEAYHPRAKIAKDIGAGVVLIASIGALTLAYLILYPALKDTISKGAWHIRKAQDDVVAFVAVTVVVIIVVIVKAFLGKGEPLRGGMPSGHAAVSFSVWAAAVYLTRSLPVAVLIFLLAVMVSWSRWSSGIHRPLEVVAGAALGAGVTVLLFWIFH
- a CDS encoding acetyl-CoA carboxylase carboxyltransferase subunit alpha, giving the protein MPPEYLEFEKPIADLEKKIEELTLFTSNGNIDLEEEILKLHKKADQLRAEIYSRLSPWQKAQISRHPNRPYTLDYIEAMLTDFTEMHGDRGFADDAAIVGGMARLNGMPVVVIGHQKGRTTKEKIIRNFGMPNPEGYRKALRLMEFAEKFRKPLITFIDTPGAYPGIGAEERGQGESIARSLHVMSRLKIPIVATVIGEGGSGGALALGVADRVLMLEHATYSVISPEGCAAILWNNGAKASEAAELLKITAQDLFQMKVIDEMVEEPIGGAHRDPRRVAELLQEAIFRNLSEIRNLPSDELIRLRYDKFRNLGTFDQI
- a CDS encoding ferredoxin; this encodes MAVPKVDTDTCIGCGLCSELCPKVFELRDDKAWVVNPGACSTCDCQQAVDSCPVTAISLE